A stretch of DNA from Gimesia chilikensis:
CAGGATCTCCAGGTCACGGACGCCACTGACATCCAGATCTAAATCGACAGGTGAGTCAGAACTTTTCATGTTGCCGGCGAAGAGCGTACGGCCATTGCCTTTAATTTCCACATATACAAAACCGATACCGGGGACCGAGTCATCAATTCCCATGACAGCCCGGAAACGGCGGTAATCGTCTTTGAGTCGATACTGCAGCAGTGTTTTGGAATGAATATAGAGCCCCCGTGAGTATTCTTTGCCACCCACGCGCAGCGGTCCCCCATCGCGATGTTTGTCACGGCGATACTTCCAGACGGTGTCGAAGAAGGGCGTGTACTCAATATTACGTGGTTCCAGATCGGACAGGTAACGTACCTTTCCCTGGCTGAAATCGAGATTCGCGATTACCGAAGGAGAAAGCCTGGTGCGGGCGCCTGTCTGCAGAGTGGCTTCGAAATCTTTTCCGTTATAAGAAATCGCTGAAGCCTGCAGGGTGCCTTCATCTGTCAGCTTGATTGAACAGAAGGGGGTCGTCTCTGTCGACGCTGGACGAGCGTAAATAATGCCGAAGACCCGCTGGCGATTGACGGGGACTTCATCTTCACCGGCAAAGAACTGAATCCGGTCAGCGGTGATATTGCCGACAACACCATCAATGTAGTCGAGCACATTTTCTTTCTGGACGACCAGCAGATCCTTACTATGTTTTCCGTTAAGCAGTTTGTCCCATGATTTCTGAAGATCGGAATTCAGGGCTCCGAAGCGAACGGATGTGACCGCTTTGGTAGGAACACTCAGGCTTCCCGTCTGCTCCCCCTGCAGAACAGTCTCCCGATCATTGCTCTTCAAATCCTGAATCGGAAAGCGGGAACCATCTGTCAGCCGCACCATTAGAGGAGATTCGAGTGTGCGTTGAAAGCGATTCTGCGGGAACCGGACATTCAACACACCTGAGAGAGGATACTGTCGATCATCCTGTCCCTGCTTCAACTGGATTGTACCCTGGTTCAATGACTGCAACTGACCAGAAACACTCGTTCCCGTCAGAGAGGTCACTTCGACTCCGGGGGAGGCTGCCAGCAGCATGGTCATGGTGGCACAAAACAGGGAATGCATAAACGTCTCCAGTATTCTATTAAAATCGCGGCGAAATACGGCCTGGCATGTCGCTTATTTGCCAGAACTCGCTTTCTCGGTCGCCAGCTTTTTAAAGTACTTTTCGATGGCCTTCCGATAGTGGGAAGGGAAATTACGGTTAATGATATTTTTGGCCGATGCCTGTTTCTTGGGTGGCAGTGTTCCCCAGCCTCCATTGTTCGACAGTTTCTTCTTATCAACCTCGCCAGGAGCCGTAGACCCTTTGACGCGGCTTTCATCTGCGCCCTGCTCAGGAGAACCGGAACTGCTGGGACCCGCACCGGAAGAGGGGCTGTTTTTAGACTGGTCTTCCATTTTCTTGATCATCTTGTCGAGAGCCGCGATGATTTCATCTTCCACTTTCTGAGTGTCTTTCCCCGACTTACCCAGGTCAAGACGTCGCTCAACATCGCTCATCTTGCGGGAGATTTCATCAAGACTGTCTTCTTTAAGCGATGCGAGATCTGCCTGCATCAGTGTGGCCAGCTGTCGATAGCGTTCAGGGATTTCCTGAGTCCGATCAAGCAGTTGTGTCAGTGTCTTTTCACAAGCTTCTTTCTGCAGGAGATGATGCTCGCAGACCGCTTTGTAAAACAGGTATCCGGCTGGATCGACCAGTTGATCGGGTTGGATGGTATTGAAAATTACCAGTGCCTGATCGACCATGCGATACTGCGTCAGGTTACGGGCGACGTAGTATCGCAGATTGGCCAGATAGAATTGATCGGCTTTGCCCTCAACCAGGTGTGGTTGATTGGAAAAGACCGGGTACTGATCCGACAGTTGATAAGCGCGGGCCACTTCACGGGCTTCCGGTTTCACTTCGGCAAAGACCTGCATGGTCAGATTCAGTTTGTCTTCTGCATTCAGGCTGGGATTCAGTTTGGCCAGCAGGGAGGCGACCCGCTTTAACAGTGCCGGATCTTTGGCTTTCTGTCCGGCGGTCCAGGTCTCCAGCTGAACATTCAGATCGACGGCTGAAGGAGCCGCGTAGAGTACCGTCTTTTCTTCTTCAGCTGGTTTCTGCGTTTTCGTTTTTAACGGAAGGGCATCTGTCTCTGAAATCTGCCCATACACCGTCAGACCGGGACCATTCCACAGGAGCAGCAGAACGCACACTTTGAGCAGGTTTCTGATGCCGCTTTGATTCTGACAGTTGAGTAACTGCTGTTTCATCTTGGTCTGTTACCTTTGTGTAAAACAGGTACGCTGCTATTTGTTTTTTCCGGTGGCCAGAATGTAGGTGGCATTCTGGATGCGTGTCTGTCGATCCGCCAGACTCTGCAACTGTTCCAGCAGGTCTGCACGATTGGCATCTTTTTCCTGGGCCAGTTTTTCGATGCGGCGGGTTCGGTTATTCACTCGTAACTGCATGGAACGGAGCATCTTGACCTCAGCCAGCATGTCGACCAGGGATTTATCTTTGGGAGCGCCCTGTTGTTGCTGTTGTTGCTGTTTCTTCTCGTCTTCCGATTTCTCCATCTCTTTCTGCAGCGCTTCGATCATTTCTTCCAGCGTGCTGATAATGTCCTGCTCGATTTCCTGTGTCAGGGTGCCAACCTTGGTCTGGTTGAGCCGATACGAGACCGACTGCACATCCTCTCGCACCTCAGTCAGGGCTTCACCAAAGGCGACAGAGGAACCTTCGTCTTTAATCATCAGAATCGCTTTATCGACTTCAGTCCCGATCATGGTCTCTTCACGTGATAATTGTACTGCTCGTGCGGTATGACGGCTGTTGCGTTCTTTTTCTGGTACCTGATCGATCGACAGGGTGCCGGCATAGACTCGTTTCTGCTGTGCAAGAATCTTCTGCAAGCGGGCCTCCATCGCAGCCAGCTTTAATTCGCGTTCTTCTTCGCGTAACTGACGCAGCATCTCTTCCAGCTTTTCTTTGGCCTCTGTCAGTTTACGGATTGCTTCGTCCTGATGTTTCGAAGCGTTTTCCTTCTGCTGCTTCTTCAGTTCTTCAATCGCTTTTTCCATCTCCTGACGGGCTTTTTCCAGTTCTTCGCGTCCGGGAGTTTTCTGCTGTTGCTGCTGACTCTCTGACTGCGGAGACTGTTTCTGTTGCCCCTGCTGGGATTGCTGCTGTTCCTGCGATTGTTGCTGTTGAGACTGCTGCTGCTGCTGTTGTTGAGACTGCTGTCCCTGCTGAGGAGACTTTTCCTGGGGAGAGCCTTTCTGACTCTGGTCGGATTTCCCCTGTTGGGGAGATTTATTCTGAGATTTGGAATCCTGAGACTGATCCGATTTTTGATCAGACTTTGATTCGGGCTTGCCTTCTTTCGGGGCAGATTCTTTCTGCTCTCCTGATGGCTTCTGATCCGAATCTTTCTGTACCTGATTATTTTTATTTTCAGACTGCTGTGAGTCCTTATTCTTCTCCGCATCCTGCTGGTCGATCTTCGCCTCCAGCTTTTTGGCGTTATCAGCGGTCTTCTGCTGTTTATCCTGGAGATCTGCCGGGTTCCCCCCGCGTTCCGTTGCCGCTCTGACATCCCGTTCCTGGCCGATCAACCGGTTTACATCTTTAAGCAGATTCTGCAGTCGTTCTTTTTCTTTCTCCACTTCACTCATGCGGTCTTCGCTCTGAAGCAGTGCGAGCAGGGCCTGCATGTTCTGGAGCAGGTTTTCCTGCCGTTCGACCGCTTCACCCAACTGTCCGTCCTGCAGCATCTGCAGGACCCTCTGCATTTCGACCGTCATCTGGTTCTGCTTACTCTGACCAAAGGCACGAAACAGCAGGTCGGCCCGGGCTGGGTCGGTCTTTTTCATGTACTCGCCCAGATCGTGCAACGTCGATTCAAATCGCTTGAACTGCTGGGAGATCGCTTCCTGTTTATCAGAGAGATCTCGTTTCCCGTTAGCGGCCCCAGAGTCTGTGGCATTGTCCTGAGCGAAGGTCACAGGGGCACACAATAGAACGCCAGTGATCGCGAACAGCAGGCAGGCGATGCGGGGGCGATTCAACATAAGAAGTGCTCCTGACAGAAAATTCATAATGAACTCAGAACCGATAGGGAGGGAATACGTAAGGGCTGTGTCTTTCTCAACATAATGAGCGCGCTGAGAAGAAAGCACAGCGATTTATTATATCATGTCGGGGACCATGTTCGAAGCATGTTTTTGTGTTCAGTCAAAAGCGGGTGGAAAATCGCATTCTGACTGAAACGCAGATTGGCGACAGATTATTCCAGCCCCAACCCTTTGAGACGATCGAGCAGCTTGTTTTTGCGATATTTTTTTGTCTCTTCGGTTAATTCTTTTTCGCGTTCAATCAGATTCTTCAGCATTTCAATGGCTTCGTGAAACTCCAGCAGGTCCTGCATTTCATCGAGGACACTCTGCATCCGGTTCAGCATGGCATTCAGAAGTTCAATGCTGGTCTGCATTTCCGGCAAGGGGTCATTTTGTTTCTCGATAGCCAGTCGGAGCAGGCCCAGGTGTTGATCGACCTCGGGAAAGTCCTGCTCGTGGATCATGGTCAGAGGTTTGAGAATTTTGTCGTCAATCCGGCCCAGAATCTGTGCCGTGGCGACTCCGTTGTTCACCAGCTCTTCGCGGATGTCATGAAAGGATTCAACGATCGACGCGGTTTCTGTCGCATTCTTGCGGCTGCCGTACAAACTGCGATCGGCTGAAACCGCGACCGCCGTCTGGATTTCCAGCAGAGTGTCATTCCATTTGGGATCGCTTTGGCCCTGCTTTTGTTTCGCCTTGATCGATTCTGCCTGCTTGAGTTGTTCGATACGCTCGCTCAGTTCATCGCGCGTCTGTGTGACTTCTTTAAAGATTTGTTCGAAGCGTTTCCGCAGATTGAGTTCCTTGGAATAGAGCTGGGAGAGCAGCTCTTCGTCGGTAACAATTTCAAAGTGATAGGTTTCCCCATGTACCTGATGCGGGCCACTCAGATTGTCTGCATCTTCTGCATGGACGGTCAGGCTGATTTTCTGTCCGACTTTCAGATCCAATGGGAGGACCTCAAAACGTTCCCACTCCTCCTGATCATTCCGTTGTAGAGTGAACTCCCGGGGGCGTTCACTTGGTTTCTTGCGGAATGGCCGGGGACGGAAGTTTTTATCTTCATCGACCAGGAAATCAAATCGTGCTGCCTGGATACCGTAATCATCGGTAATCGTTCCCTGTACTGGAATCATCGCCTTACGGGTAATTGATTTGCCAATTCCTTTGAGCTGTGTATCAATTTTGGGTGGTTGATCGACGATCCCGTTGATACTCAAACGGATCGGTTCGGTTACCAGCAGCCCGTCTGCATCCTCTAGATAAATCCGGATCGGTTCGTCCGCCATGAGTGGAATGCGGGCAGGCAGAGAGCCACTCTGGGCCTCGGACTGAGGTTTACTTTCACTGATCAGCGTAAAGGGGATCTGGAACTGCAACTGGTTTGAACCACACATCTGTGACAGTTGGGGGCCCGTGATCTCAACCTGCGAAACGATTTCTCCCTGAGGGTTTTTCCACGCCAGATAGCTCTCGGTCTGACTGTTCTCGCGTGGTGGTTCGAGTTGCAGTTTGAGACGATCGGTTTCGAAGAGATACCGAGTGATCGGTTTGTTGGCGCTTGAGATCAGATCAAACTGAGTATTAACGGGGATCGAAATCTGGGTTCCCTGTACGGCCAGAAGATCGGGGACTGGTTTTCCTGAAGCCGGCTCAACCTGATTCAGGCCCATGTAGGGCGGGTACACACAAGAGAGTTGAATCTGGTCCAGCACGGGGTTTTCCACAATCTCAATAGTGTAAGGCTCGGGATTGGTGTAATCATTTCCCGACACCCAGACCTGAATATCTTCCAGCAGATCGGTAATCGTGTGTTTAAAACGGCCTTCTCCCATGCGGGACATTACCGTCCTGCCGCCTCCACGTCCACTTTGCATCCGGTATGTCAGTTGGACGCGTTCCGGGGCCTGCTTTCCATCTGCAGTTTCCACCAGCAGGGTCAGATCGTTACCCAGCCCGTGTTTGTAGATCTGATCCTGAAATTCTTTGACCCGGTCACCAGGCTGTGCGATGACTTTAACCACCAGCCCCGTCTCTCGATTCCAGTAATCGGTTTTTAGCTCGAGGTAACCCTTGGCCCAGCGGGCCATCGCCGGTTGATTGAACACCGCCAGCGTCAGGATGGAAATACACAGGGCCAGCGCACAAAGAAAGGCACGCCGCAGCGGACGTTTGTCAAACACATCTTCCAGCGGGAGCTGTCTGCTGCCCTCGGCGACCTCATGCACGGTCCGTTCCAGCATCGCACGGGTCAGGGCATTCTGTGGTTCTTGGGTCTCGTGCAGTTCAATCGCGGTCGCCAGCCGGTCATTCAGTTCGGGGAAGCGTCGCTCCAACACCAGTGCGAGTGCTTTGCGGCGCATTTTTTTCATCAGGCGAAAGAGCAGCAGACTGACCGCCAGCACGAGAATTGCCGAAACGGAAATCAGGACCAGCGAGGCTCGAAACCAGACCGGCAGTTCAAAATGGCTCAGCTGAAAGTAACCCCAGTCAACCAGGAAACTGGCCCAGAAGATCAGACCGATCACTGCCAGCAGAC
This window harbors:
- a CDS encoding NPCBM/NEW2 domain-containing protein; translated protein: MHSLFCATMTMLLAASPGVEVTSLTGTSVSGQLQSLNQGTIQLKQGQDDRQYPLSGVLNVRFPQNRFQRTLESPLMVRLTDGSRFPIQDLKSNDRETVLQGEQTGSLSVPTKAVTSVRFGALNSDLQKSWDKLLNGKHSKDLLVVQKENVLDYIDGVVGNITADRIQFFAGEDEVPVNRQRVFGIIYARPASTETTPFCSIKLTDEGTLQASAISYNGKDFEATLQTGARTRLSPSVIANLDFSQGKVRYLSDLEPRNIEYTPFFDTVWKYRRDKHRDGGPLRVGGKEYSRGLYIHSKTLLQYRLKDDYRRFRAVMGIDDSVPGIGFVYVEIKGNGRTLFAGNMKSSDSPVDLDLDVSGVRDLEILVDFGDNLEICDHLDLCNARLIK